Below is a genomic region from Fibrobacter sp..
CTAGGTGCCGTTTCAGTTTTTTTCCATCTTCCGCAGTCCAGCGAGATACGCTAAACAATTGCCACCCCTTGACTCCTCCAGTTCGGCTACATGAGACAACACGATTGCTTTCAACTTGCATTAGCCATTCATTGGTCTCGCCATCAGTCCAAATTGCATTGTAGCCTGACTTTTCGAATTCGGGAGATAAAATGGAATCATTGTAGACAATTTGATCTCCGTCCAAGATGATGGCTTCGCCAATATAATCTCGAGCCACGTAGAGTGAAGAAATGTTATTGCAAACATCATAGAGAGGATTTTCAATTATATGAAGATTCTCGTACTCCTTCTCTAGACAATAGAATTGCTCTTTCAAGTAACCGACCACAACATATATTTCGCGAATTCCGTTTCTATGTAAAGCCTGTATCACGGAATCAATCATTCGCTGTCCTTTGACCTTTATCAAAGGTTTTGGAACGGTTTGGGTTACCGGGCGCATTCTGCTGCCAATTCCTGCAGCCATAATTATCGCGCGTTTTACACAATGCATTTTATCCTCTATCTCAAATACCTAAAACTTGACGTTCTTTATTAACCAGGTTGAAGAAGTCCTTTGCGTAGCGATATTGACGTAAGTGGTATTCGCCAAATTCAACTCCAAGCGAAGCCTTGTATTCACACCAATTGCTCCACAAAAAGCCACAGACAGCCATGTAGGCATACACTTTAACTCGGATTACATCGGGGCATTTGCCATCAAAGTATATGTTAAGAAGATGATCAACCTGTAATTTGTCGTAATATGAATAAATTGAAAACATAGCCAAATCAACATGCGGGTCTTGCATTCCAGCATATTCCCAGTCAATCAAACTAATCACCGTTTTCCCGGAAGAACTCCTTGAAAAGAGAAAGTTGTCGGGAATGGCATCAATATGGGTTAAACACCTCTCCCCAATATTCTTTTCTATAAAAGAACGAAGCGACAAAACATTTCGTTTAGTTTGATTGTAATCCCTAAATACAGAAGGGACGCCTTTTCTCAACTTTTCATAAAATTCTATTTGCCCGAAAATGTCAAAATTATGAGAGACTTTTAATTTCAGATTGTGAAATTCCCGTAATTTTTTCATGCAAATTTTCAAGTCAGCATCATCATTTGCGTTACAAACTCTAACGTCTTTCAAAAATTCCGTTATTTTGTATCCATTTTCCGGATTGATGTATACGACATCGTCACATATCCCCTTGCCGGATACAATTTGATATACAGCCGCTTCATTTTTTCGATTGATAAGAGCGGATGTTCCCTCGCCAGGAATTCTCATGATGTACTGTTTGTTCCGACACGAAAATAAAAAGGACCTATTAGTCATTCCTTTTTTCAAAACAGTTATATCACAAATTTCTTTTGGACGTACATCAAAAGCTTTTGCTATTACATCTATAGCATCTGTTTTTAAATGATTTGAATCCTCATCCAAATCACGAAGCTGTTCATATGTGTTAATTTCAACATAATCAGAAGAATGTTCTACTCGAGCTTGAACAATCATTTTCTCTTCGGAAAACAACGCGTCTTCCCAAAATGAATTGTTGTGCAAACCATCATTATCAAATTTCTTTAATTTTTCTTGGACAAATAGCGAATCTTGGCAAGAAAGGTAGGCGATACCAATCATTCCATTTCCGCCAGTCTTATCCGGTGCGTATACAAGTTCCATTTTTCTATTTACTCGAACGGAACTGTCGTCGTCAATCAGGTCAGAAACCATATACCAAGAATACAATTCATTTTTGCGATATGGATTACGATTACACCAAATATCACATGGAACCACATAGGCATTATCAAGTAAATCAGCAACAAGATTTAAAGAATGCAAATTGTTCTTTGAAGAATATTCCTTGTTAACAACCAACTTGACACCATATTTATCAATTAGGTAGTCAAAGGACTCCTTCATAAAACCGACAATGATATGAATGTCAAAGATTCCGGCCTCATGGAGCTGTTCGATGGTTCGTTCAATCAAGACCTCTCCATTAACCTCAATAAGAGCCTTTGGAGATTCTAGATTAATTGGAACCATTCTCATTCCAAAGCCTGCTGCTAGAATGATGGCCCTGCGGGGGGCCAAACGGTCAAACTCCTGACGAGCTTTTTCTGTGAGTCGAAAATCGCTATCCAAGTATTTGGATAAAACTAGATTCTTCAGGGAACGATTCACAATTCCAAGAGAATGTCCGCAAGATTCAGCCAAAATCCTTTGATTTACGAAAGGATTTCGCAAAAGAGTATAAAGGACGTCTTTCTCGTAGGTATCCATCAAACATTTCCATGTTTTCACGAAATTCGACTTTTCATTTTTCGTGAACATTCTGCTCAAAAAAAAGTGGCAGATTTTTCCACCACCTAAAATGTAGCTTATTTGTAAGATATTGTCTACACTTTTTTATATGCTTTAAAATAATGATGGCCTATACGATCTTCTTCAGGAGGCAGTTGCATATAATCACCATATGTAAGGCGCAAAACCTCATCGTAACGTTTGGGAACCTTAAACTGGTATTTTTCAAACGGCCAATCAATCAACTCATCAAACCATTCTTTTTTGAAGATATCCCTGGCACCACCAGACAACCAAACAACACAGCCAATGTAACTGCTGGACTCATAAGGTTTCACTCGAGCTAAAGACTCCAATTTTCTCTGGAAATAATCTTTTCCGACCAACTTTGAGAAAAGGAATACAGGAAATTTCAATATTTTACGGACTTTTGACTTCGTAATTTCCACCGCATAATGTTTTCTAGAAGCTTGATAGCAAAAAGATGACAGTCTATCGCCTTTCAATCCGTACGCTAAAGATTCTTCAAAAGTCGCTCCAAGGCCATCATAGGGATAAATATCAATAAATACCCCCATGCCATAAGGTTTTTCATTATCCATTTCAATCACATAACGGTCATCACTTATTCGCGTTATCATATATGGATATTCAGGACATTCTTCCCTATTAAACATCCTCAAGTTAGGAAATTCTTCCGAATGGCTTTTAAAATATGCAAGAAAACGATCATAGTCCGGGCGAGGCATCATAATATCAACATCGTCATCCCATGGTATATAACCCTTATGACGAATTGCGCCTATTAGTGTACCATAAATCAGAGAATATCTAAAACCTTCCCTATCACAAACTTCCGCCACAGAATGCAAAATTTCCAAGGAAATGCTCTGCATCTGTTGCATTGTCAAATTTTCTTTCATATAAGGTATTCCTTTAGTCCTTTACCAGGATTTCCGAATAAAATGTATTTGATTTTTCTGCATCAGAAGAGTCAAACTTATAACTTAGCTTATGAAAACAGGTTTGCCCCTTTATAGCTTGCCACATCGTTGAATCATACGTATCGAACAAACGCAATAAAAGCATATGCGGCACAGAATTACAGAACGGAATAACTTTTTTCCATTCCTCAGGATATGTTTCCAATGCTATTTCAAAGAAATCGTGGATTAAGAAGTAATCAATCATATGGTTGTTTTTTTTCCAGTATTCATATAGCAAGTGCTTGGTCAAACATATAATAGGATTGTTTGTTGCTGCGGTCATAAACCAACTGGATATGGAATAACACTCGCCGTCTAAGCCGGGTTTTAAACACTGGTATACAAACAAATCTGAATCAAATAAATGTTCGGGATAATCGTTTCCGGAACAATAAACAGTTGCGTCAATCCATGTTCCTCCATAACGTTCTAAAAGTTCAAGACGTAGCAAGTCTGAAAAATGTGTTTTGGTAATTATTCCCGAGTTTATTTTTTCTTGGATATATTGGGGAAAAGAAACGAAATCCCTGTAATTTTCTTCAGTCAGTAAAACAACTTCCCTGTTGTGCAAATTTTTTTGCATAGACGAGAAACATTTTTTTACGAGGGCAGGTGCTTTATCTATACCCTGAAGCCAAAGAATCCATACTTTGTTGGATTTTATATTCTCGTGTTTTTGTTGTGCAAAATTCAAAGAGAAATCGATTGCGTATTTCTTAAACTTACGCCGAATTTTTTCTAATCGGCGATTGTTTATTGCTAATCTTGAAATTTCAAGAGACTTTCTTCTGAATCCGAGTGAGATGATAATCCATATGGAAAAAAATAGAACGCGGGCGCGCCATAATTGAATGAAAAAATTTTTCCCACCCAACTTCTTTAGCAATTTTAAACAGATATGCAATTGAGCTACCGCCTTATTTCTAGACTATTTTTTAGAAATTCCATTGATTTATCTTTGTACTCTAAAATTCTTGCATCAACAGTGTTCCAATCAATGTCGTTGTTTATTTGGTTGGCTAAGTTTGTGAAACTTGAGCAAACTTGACTAGATAAACCTGCAATGCTCATTAGACTATCAATTCTACTATGGGAGGATTGCTTGTCTGTTTTAGGAATGCGGTAAAAGGTTAAAAATTTCTTGTGGAAGATGATGCTGAATACAGAACAATGGAAGGAATCTGTGACCACATAGGCTGCATGCTCCAATAGATTTATGAAGTCAAGACAGTCTGCGTCATATACGGACTCATCTCCGAAATTTTCATCTGCGGGTTCATACCAGTCCATATGACGGAAAACAACGAGCTTCATGCCGAGTTGTTTTGCCATAGATGTTACTGCCTCTCGGTTATCCAACCGTGGACCTAGCATATAACAGAGTATGTAGTCTCCAGAAATATGTTTTTTTGATGCTGAAGATAGCTGCTTCCATTCTTCTCTTGATAACAATAGGGTTGGATCGGCGACAACAGTTGCTTTTTTGTTTGTCAGTTCTTCTACAATTTCTTTTCCTCTGATTTCTCTAACGCCAATTGCATCCATTTTGTTCAGAAATGCGGCTACCCCCTTTTTTTGGTGGCTGAGAATGAACGACTTTCCAAAACTGCTAGAGTAGCTGAATTGAGGAATACTGCTATCAACAAACAAAAGGTTGTAAAAACCTGCGTAAAGGCTCAATGGTCCCCAAACTTGATCGCTGCCTACAAAGATAATGTCATAATTTTTTGAGCCTTCTGTGAGATTTCTCCATCCGGTATAATAATCACATAGCGGCTCAAAGTATTTTTTCTTAAATTCATTAACAACTGATGTCCGCAAATCGATATTTGCACTGTACTCAGGATGTCTCTTTTTGAAATTAGAACTTCTTCTGCTACTAATAATCGAGGATAAGGCTCCGCTTCTTAATAGCCCCGGAAGTATTTTTAATGTTTCCCACAGGGTCCTTTTTTTTCTGTATCTGATTATACGAAGATTGTAACCTAAACTTTCAATAACCTTTATTGTTGCAAGACCTTGTAGTGATGTGCCGTAGTTGTTGTGGTTCGGGTGCATTATTATAACGCCCCCAACCAGTTTATTTACGTTCTTCATAATCAGTCTACCTCTCCTTTCTTTGTGAAAAGAGGAATTATCCACCATAATTTACGCCTTTTCCCAATAAACATTTGGAACTTAGCAAATAGATAATACGCAATTGATTTGGGGTAAGAAAAATTGGTTAATTCTACATCATATTCAGGAGTCGTTAGGCCAATTGTTTTGGCGAATTTCAATACGCCTCCCACTCGCCCTTTCTTTTTGGGCGCAGATTGCTGGCATTTGACCAGCTCTTCTTCGCTAAGATCATCTAATTTTATGTATCCTGCATCGGCGGCGGATTCGAGAAGACCAATAAATTTTTGATTTCTGACAATCAGTGAATTAACACCAATTTTGTCATCCTTGTATTTTCCGTAATGTATATCGCCGAAAGATACATCGGCTAGTTCTGAATAATGGTCTATGCAGAATTGACAACGATTGGGGATAAAGAAACTTCTTAGGGGATGATAGTAGAGCTGGAATTCTTCTTTGTATTCTTTATCGGTTTTTGCAACTAACGAACCTAAGCATCCTTCGTCTCTATATTGGAAGTATGTCAGTTTTGCTTGCTCAATTTTTCTTTGTTTAAAGACGTATTCTGTTAAGTTGAATGTTCTGCCGCAAGAACAATATAGGCCAAATAAACCAAAGACTTTTTCGCGGAATTTTGCATCAAGCTTTTCGTACTTGCGAAAACCTTGTATTGCACAGGGGGATCCAACTATAATAACTTGGCCTTCTTGCTGCTTAATCTGCTTTATTATGCCTGAAAATGTTACTGGGCAATATTTTGAAGATCTTGCTTTGAAAAGCTCTTTAGAATCGTGCACCAAAACAGTCTTGTTTAAGAATGGTTGTGACATGTCATTTTCAGCAACCACTGCGCCAGATATAATCTTGTTATCCAATAGGTATGCGATAAATGCGGTTAAAATTCCGCCGGATGCACCATGAAATCGTGTTTCGTAATCTAGCGCGTAACCCGAGTATGATTTTTGGTACCATCCAATTAATTTGTGATAAGAACTCGATGTGCTTTCAAATTTTTCGCTACCAATTTTTTTCAACGGAATGCCAAGTCCAGGACAGGCGTTGCTACACCTATGGCAACCTTTACTATTATTGCAGGTGCTTTGGTCTATGATTGGACGATATTCTCCATTTACAACGGAAATTTTTATGGAATTTGTGGGACATGCATCTGAACAAATTCCGCAACCAAGGCACAAGTTGCTTTTTACTGTTTGTGAAACGTTATTCATGTGGTATACTCTTGATAAACTTGGCGGGATTTCCTCCCCAAACTTCATAGGGAGGGATATCCTTGGTTACAATTGATCCTGCAGCAACAATAGAAAAATCACCGATATTGACTGAATTACAGATGATAGTTCTTGCTCCAATAAACGCATTTCTACCTATGTGTACCGAACCAAAACGAAACCATGACCCCTTTTTTTTAGCGAAGTTGTTTGCAATCAAATAGTGGGTGTATATAATTGTTCCTTCAGTAATGTATGCATTTTCTTCTATTTCAATCAGGTCGGGACGAATTGTGTCCAAACTTACATCTTTACCAACAAATCCAGTCTTCCCGAGAATTTTGACTCCAATAAATCGTAGGCATTTATATCGTAATCCCCCGCTCATGGGTATGAGTGCCAACAGTTTTAAGGACAAGTATTTTCTTACGCGTCCAAATGATTGAAATTTACGCATGTGATATTACCGGTGTTGTTTTGGATTCGTTTTCGTTTAGTAAAGGCGCGAACATAAAAAGGACTGCCGTAAGTGGTGAAAAAAACGTGGAGGTCGGAATGCTAGAAAATGTTTGTGTGATGATTATAAATAGGGTGTATGCGTAATAGCATTTATTTCCTTTGTTATTGGCGAGAATTTGTTTTATCCAATAGAAAAGTATACCTAGCATGATGATTATTCCAATGTAACCAAATTGTCCCATTATTGCTGGCCAGTAGTTGTCCAAGGCGAATTTGGGATCGTCAGGAGTGAATCCCCATCGTGTATCAAGTCCGTACTCACGGTATAAGTTTGAATAGAATTTTACTGCAACATCAGTCCCATAGGTGCCAAAACCGGACCCAATTGGAACAAATCGGTTCATTGTTTCCACACCATAATGTAACAATATTGCTCTCGGCATTTCTTCGTTATTGAAATATTTGTCGATTTGGTCTGCAGTTATAAAAAGACCCATCGCGGCAACAAATGCAATTGTCCAGAATTTGAGCTTGATAATTTTTTTCTTGTGTATAATGATGTAGTACAAAAGTATATATACCAAAATAAACACAAATCCTCTTGAACGAAATGTTAGGAGCCATGACGTTAGGGTCATTATGATTATAAGTTTCGTAGTAGTACCTTTTTGAAAAAAACTCCTATACGCGGTAAGAAATAAAAGAATAACATAAAGGGAGTTGGCGAATCCACCGGCATTTCCATGATAGAATTTAAAACAATAAAATCCAAATCGATAATCAGCAGACATTCCAATGTTAGTGAATAGACTGATTACTGCGCAAAGAAATGCTGCAAGAATATAGAGAGATGAAAGCTTTGCGATAGGCCTAATTATGCTGTATTTCTTTTGTAAAGATAAACTGCCTATATAGTGGTTTGACGCGACAAAAATGATAAATACTTTTGTGCATTGTAGAAAATCTAATCCGATAGGAAAAAGCGAAGTTTGGTAGCCGTGGGCATAGTTTCCGATTAGTCCAACTAAAAGTAAAACAAAACACAGTTTGAAAATTTTCTTTTCATAAAAGGAAAGCTTTTTATAGTTAACGACTATATATATGTACGAAATGATGCCTAACACTTCATCCACATACGAGATAAGGGGAATTTGGGTTAAAACTCCGCTGAATAAGAACCATAAGAAAATGAATATACAGAATGCTTTCATGTTTAGGCGCTATATGCTTGTCAAGCCAATTTCATATTTCTTTTGAATTTCTTCAATACTAATTTCATTTTGAATAAATTTTTCCAGGTTTTCTTTTATGTAAGAATCCTCTACTTTACCTTCAATTATTTTTGACATAATTGAAACCATTTCGTCAACAGATTTGTTTTTGTGCAAAAAACCAGTGACTCCATCTTCAATATATTCCCGAAAACCTTCGTGATCCGAAGCGATGACTGGAACCCTGTAAAAGTAAGAAATTAAAAGAGGACCGCTTTGTGTTACGTCTAGATAAGGCAGTAATAGATAGTCGGTGTTTGCAAAAATCTGGGGGATTTCTTGATTTTCTATTCTGCGAATATGTAAATCAAAGCAGTTGTTGTGCTTGATTTTTTTTGAAAGCTCTTCCCAGTACGAACATCCTCCGCAAATTTTGATTGAAAATTTGTCTGGATACGTTTCATATAGACGATTGCCTGCCTCTATAAGGTATTCTATACCCTTATTTTCTCGTATGCTGCCAAAAAAAAGAAATTGAATTTTTTCTTTTTGAGAAGACCTTTCTACAGGATTTCCAAAGCCCTTAAGATATAGTGGGGCATAAAAAGTACTTTTTCGTGGATATTTTTGGAGAAACAGTTTTTGTTGGGTTCTCGAGAAAAACTGGAAATGGTTTACCTTTTTAAAGATTATTCTTTTAATCAAAGAATAAATATTACGATTCTTTACTCCGACATGATCCATGAAATCATGGCATGGATAAATAATTTTATTAGAATCATAGGTCGAACATAGCAAGAGTGGCCATAAATATGGTACACCAAGATAATTTACATAGCAAACGTCCGGATTGCTCCTCTCAATCATTTTTATCAGTTTGAAAAAAACTTTAAATGAAGCGAAAGAACGAAGCCTTCCTGGTATATTCAGGACAATACCGTTAATTGAATGTTTTTGGAATGTATCTAACAGTTCCGTCTCAGGAAACCAACAATCTTGCTGTCTAATGACTATCCATGTAATATCAAAATTTTCGTTTATTTTGGGAACTATTGGTAAATCGACATCAATAAACGAAGATCCTGTTATCCAGAAAATTCTCTTTTGCTTCATTATGGAGATTCCTCTTTTGATTTTGCAAAAATATTACACAACTCCATCAAGGATTCCATTTTAAGTTTGTTGTATTTTGTGTAATCTATAGCTTGTTGTGCTATTTCATAGTTGTTATAATCAAAAACGATTCTGCTTTCTAAATCAAAAATAGAGAGTAGAGAATGTAACCTAGACGTTCCCCTTGCTTGATTACTGATAGAAAGGAATTTCTTGTTGAAAATCAGGGAGAACACTGTTCCGTGAAAGCTGTCCGTAACGATGTAATCTGCGTGATAGAAAGCTCCGAGCCAACGTTCAACAGATGGTTGAATTCTTGATTCTGTTGGTGCGTTTGTGTTCCACTGTGCGTTTATAAAAAGAGGTTGCTTTTGAAGATCTTGAGATATCTTTTCTATAAATTTTCTCTTTTCATTATTATCGTCTAAAAGATAACATAAAATTTTGCCTTCAAATTCTTTCCCGCATTCATTGTTTATCAATTGAAGGTAGTCTTCCTTTTCCAATAACAACGTTGGGTCTAAAACATATTTTGCGTCACATTGCAAATGTTTTTTACATAGATGGACTCCGGATTTTTCTCGGATACCAATAAAATCAAATTTTTTTAGCAATTTCGAACATACTTGCGTTTCGGAAGGGGTATAATCCCATTCGTCAATTCCAAATGATGCTGCGTATGCAACACGTTTTACATTCCATTCCTTTGTGAATGAAAGATATGAATTTTGAATATTTCGATTGTAGCTTCTTCTCCAGATTTGGTCGCTTCCAACTACGTAGGCTTCAAAGTCATGTTCCTTTATTTCTTGTAGGTTGCTGATGCATTGAGTATGTAAGTATCTATCTATGAATGGCTGTATATATTGACTTACGATAGGATATGACTCGTTGAAGTGTTTTTCTTCAAAAATTAGGATGGATTTTCTGAGAAAGAATTTTAAAACAAATCTTTTGATGTATGCCAGATAACGAATTTTCAGCGGAAGTTGTCGCTTCAACGGCTTATCTATTATTGTGATGCGGTGTCCCATTCGCTCCAAAACATGCTGCAAAGCGTAGGCTTGCAGTATGCCTCCGAAATTTAAGCGAGGGGGGATGGTTACTATTGCTATTCTCATATTGGCTTTCTATCCGCAGAAAATTTTTCGCTTGATATTACCTAATGTGCGCCTTATTTGTTTGAGGAATGGGAGCTTTGTGTATTTTTTTAGCAAAACTGTTGTTTCGCCTTGATTAGATGAAAATGCACTAAAAAAAACCTGTCGTTTCGGGTTGACTTTTATACCAGACTTCATTCCTTTACATAAAGGAATCGCTTTTGCAATTTCAACCTCTTTGTATGTTATTTTATCCCAATCAATTAGATTGAAACCATGATTTGAATTTATCACCATCATACTTGTTCCCTTGTCATCGCTGAATTCAGGAACTATGTCTGTTATACCCCAAAAATCACCTAGAGAAATATCGCTGGCACTGCGTCCATTTTTGGCTGAACATTCGTAACATGAAGGCCTTAGAATCATGTCGGATAGAAAAGCTTTCATATAAGGATTTTGACTATGATCTGAAGAAACGATTTTCTTCTTTCCATTCGTTTCGTATGTCACAGAAAAACGAAATCGGTCCCAACCATTACTCTTGTCTCTGAATGAAATCTTATTTATGGAATTAGATGTGCCGAAGGTTTCCTTTATGTATTCCCCCCAAACCTTGGGGGATGGGCTGCCGTGACATACAACTTCGCATGTCCAAAGATTTTCGTAATCTTTTTTTAGGTAATGCTTTAAGCCTGCAATTTGGCAAGGTGTTCCAGAGAACAGTACCTTTCGATTTTCTTTTAGAAATGATTCGCACGCAGAAAAGGAGTTGCCGGTTCTTGATTGAACATACTTAGAACCTTGGAGTAGATGTAAATCCTCTACCTTTTCAATGTAATCTATTATAACTTGCCAGTTCTCGTCGTATTTTGCACCAAAAACAACGCCCTGCTCTGATAGAATTTTTTCAGATAAAAGAGAAAATATTCCTCCGGAAGAACTTGACATGCGTACCTGTTCATTGTTATTTGAACAGGCGAAAATGTTTAGAGGCTTTTTTTCTTCATACGGATTTT
It encodes:
- a CDS encoding NTP transferase domain-containing protein, which produces MAAGIGSRMRPVTQTVPKPLIKVKGQRMIDSVIQALHRNGIREIYVVVGYLKEQFYCLEKEYENLHIIENPLYDVCNNISSLYVARDYIGEAIILDGDQIVYNDSILSPEFEKSGYNAIWTDGETNEWLMQVESNRVVSCSRTGGVKGWQLFSVSRWTAEDGKKLKRHLELEFDEKENRQIYWDDVAMFCHFEEYDLGIRPMKSGDIVEIDNFDELVAMDPSYKSFIK
- a CDS encoding phosphocholine cytidylyltransferase/choline kinase family protein, with the translated sequence MDTYEKDVLYTLLRNPFVNQRILAESCGHSLGIVNRSLKNLVLSKYLDSDFRLTEKARQEFDRLAPRRAIILAAGFGMRMVPINLESPKALIEVNGEVLIERTIEQLHEAGIFDIHIIVGFMKESFDYLIDKYGVKLVVNKEYSSKNNLHSLNLVADLLDNAYVVPCDIWCNRNPYRKNELYSWYMVSDLIDDDSSVRVNRKMELVYAPDKTGGNGMIGIAYLSCQDSLFVQEKLKKFDNDGLHNNSFWEDALFSEEKMIVQARVEHSSDYVEINTYEQLRDLDEDSNHLKTDAIDVIAKAFDVRPKEICDITVLKKGMTNRSFLFSCRNKQYIMRIPGEGTSALINRKNEAAVYQIVSGKGICDDVVYINPENGYKITEFLKDVRVCNANDDADLKICMKKLREFHNLKLKVSHNFDIFGQIEFYEKLRKGVPSVFRDYNQTKRNVLSLRSFIEKNIGERCLTHIDAIPDNFLFSRSSSGKTVISLIDWEYAGMQDPHVDLAMFSIYSYYDKLQVDHLLNIYFDGKCPDVIRVKVYAYMAVCGFLWSNWCEYKASLGVEFGEYHLRQYRYAKDFFNLVNKERQVLGI
- a CDS encoding LicD family protein — encoded protein: MKENLTMQQMQSISLEILHSVAEVCDREGFRYSLIYGTLIGAIRHKGYIPWDDDVDIMMPRPDYDRFLAYFKSHSEEFPNLRMFNREECPEYPYMITRISDDRYVIEMDNEKPYGMGVFIDIYPYDGLGATFEESLAYGLKGDRLSSFCYQASRKHYAVEITKSKVRKILKFPVFLFSKLVGKDYFQRKLESLARVKPYESSSYIGCVVWLSGGARDIFKKEWFDELIDWPFEKYQFKVPKRYDEVLRLTYGDYMQLPPEEDRIGHHYFKAYKKV
- a CDS encoding capsular polysaccharide synthesis protein encodes the protein MLKKLGGKNFFIQLWRARVLFFSIWIIISLGFRRKSLEISRLAINNRRLEKIRRKFKKYAIDFSLNFAQQKHENIKSNKVWILWLQGIDKAPALVKKCFSSMQKNLHNREVVLLTEENYRDFVSFPQYIQEKINSGIITKTHFSDLLRLELLERYGGTWIDATVYCSGNDYPEHLFDSDLFVYQCLKPGLDGECYSISSWFMTAATNNPIICLTKHLLYEYWKKNNHMIDYFLIHDFFEIALETYPEEWKKVIPFCNSVPHMLLLRLFDTYDSTMWQAIKGQTCFHKLSYKFDSSDAEKSNTFYSEILVKD
- a CDS encoding polysaccharide pyruvyl transferase family protein, whose product is MKNVNKLVGGVIIMHPNHNNYGTSLQGLATIKVIESLGYNLRIIRYRKKRTLWETLKILPGLLRSGALSSIISSRRSSNFKKRHPEYSANIDLRTSVVNEFKKKYFEPLCDYYTGWRNLTEGSKNYDIIFVGSDQVWGPLSLYAGFYNLLFVDSSIPQFSYSSSFGKSFILSHQKKGVAAFLNKMDAIGVREIRGKEIVEELTNKKATVVADPTLLLSREEWKQLSSASKKHISGDYILCYMLGPRLDNREAVTSMAKQLGMKLVVFRHMDWYEPADENFGDESVYDADCLDFINLLEHAAYVVTDSFHCSVFSIIFHKKFLTFYRIPKTDKQSSHSRIDSLMSIAGLSSQVCSSFTNLANQINNDIDWNTVDARILEYKDKSMEFLKNSLEIRR
- a CDS encoding Coenzyme F420 hydrogenase/dehydrogenase, beta subunit C-terminal domain codes for the protein MNNVSQTVKSNLCLGCGICSDACPTNSIKISVVNGEYRPIIDQSTCNNSKGCHRCSNACPGLGIPLKKIGSEKFESTSSSYHKLIGWYQKSYSGYALDYETRFHGASGGILTAFIAYLLDNKIISGAVVAENDMSQPFLNKTVLVHDSKELFKARSSKYCPVTFSGIIKQIKQQEGQVIIVGSPCAIQGFRKYEKLDAKFREKVFGLFGLYCSCGRTFNLTEYVFKQRKIEQAKLTYFQYRDEGCLGSLVAKTDKEYKEEFQLYYHPLRSFFIPNRCQFCIDHYSELADVSFGDIHYGKYKDDKIGVNSLIVRNQKFIGLLESAADAGYIKLDDLSEEELVKCQQSAPKKKGRVGGVLKFAKTIGLTTPEYDVELTNFSYPKSIAYYLFAKFQMFIGKRRKLWWIIPLFTKKGEVD
- a CDS encoding acyltransferase, whose translation is MDTIRPDLIEIEENAYITEGTIIYTHYLIANNFAKKKGSWFRFGSVHIGRNAFIGARTIICNSVNIGDFSIVAAGSIVTKDIPPYEVWGGNPAKFIKSIPHE
- a CDS encoding glycosyltransferase; protein product: MKQKRIFWITGSSFIDVDLPIVPKINENFDITWIVIRQQDCWFPETELLDTFQKHSINGIVLNIPGRLRSFASFKVFFKLIKMIERSNPDVCYVNYLGVPYLWPLLLCSTYDSNKIIYPCHDFMDHVGVKNRNIYSLIKRIIFKKVNHFQFFSRTQQKLFLQKYPRKSTFYAPLYLKGFGNPVERSSQKEKIQFLFFGSIRENKGIEYLIEAGNRLYETYPDKFSIKICGGCSYWEELSKKIKHNNCFDLHIRRIENQEIPQIFANTDYLLLPYLDVTQSGPLLISYFYRVPVIASDHEGFREYIEDGVTGFLHKNKSVDEMVSIMSKIIEGKVEDSYIKENLEKFIQNEISIEEIQKKYEIGLTSI
- a CDS encoding polysaccharide pyruvyl transferase family protein encodes the protein MRIAIVTIPPRLNFGGILQAYALQHVLERMGHRITIIDKPLKRQLPLKIRYLAYIKRFVLKFFLRKSILIFEEKHFNESYPIVSQYIQPFIDRYLHTQCISNLQEIKEHDFEAYVVGSDQIWRRSYNRNIQNSYLSFTKEWNVKRVAYAASFGIDEWDYTPSETQVCSKLLKKFDFIGIREKSGVHLCKKHLQCDAKYVLDPTLLLEKEDYLQLINNECGKEFEGKILCYLLDDNNEKRKFIEKISQDLQKQPLFINAQWNTNAPTESRIQPSVERWLGAFYHADYIVTDSFHGTVFSLIFNKKFLSISNQARGTSRLHSLLSIFDLESRIVFDYNNYEIAQQAIDYTKYNKLKMESLMELCNIFAKSKEESP
- a CDS encoding Coenzyme F420 hydrogenase/dehydrogenase, beta subunit C-terminal domain — translated: MITIKDKKLCSGCQACEQKCPKHCISMIRDEEGFLYPQVDSDKCVMCGLCDKTCPIQNPYEEKKPLNIFACSNNNEQVRMSSSSGGIFSLLSEKILSEQGVVFGAKYDENWQVIIDYIEKVEDLHLLQGSKYVQSRTGNSFSACESFLKENRKVLFSGTPCQIAGLKHYLKKDYENLWTCEVVCHGSPSPKVWGEYIKETFGTSNSINKISFRDKSNGWDRFRFSVTYETNGKKKIVSSDHSQNPYMKAFLSDMILRPSCYECSAKNGRSASDISLGDFWGITDIVPEFSDDKGTSMMVINSNHGFNLIDWDKITYKEVEIAKAIPLCKGMKSGIKVNPKRQVFFSAFSSNQGETTVLLKKYTKLPFLKQIRRTLGNIKRKIFCG